From Brassica oleracea var. oleracea cultivar TO1000 chromosome C3, BOL, whole genome shotgun sequence, a single genomic window includes:
- the LOC106329236 gene encoding F-box/kelch-repeat protein At2g44130-like — MIMDKSSNRAEEVSKDLIPGLPSELAMECLVRVPYQFQSAMRSVCRSWRSLLSDSSFIKERRRCGKAELLLCLVQPLSPPTLPVVEEEKSEKRVSGTPRFGLSVYNATMATWNRVALPQQQIPLFCECVAVQDAGKILLIGGWDPETLQPVKDVYVLEGSGRRWRRGAPMKESRSFFACASVGSTKVYVAGGHDEQKNALRSAEVYDVEKDQWSTIAWMAEGRDECQGLAMGTGVGFCVLSGYATESQGRFRQDGEVYDPMTKSWSRIENAWPFPDTSPRGRTVVDTRGSSRLCRFSTDRELQSQRQWESRDGSRKWNLDVEVTQLPTSGSSVYVGSSGGESVVMIGGRRETKGLLMKTTTEKNAGKWSHVNDIPFGFSTLPFSHASIYV, encoded by the coding sequence ATGATTATGGACAAGTCGAGTAACAGAGCTGAGGAAGTTTCAAAAGATTTGATTCCCGGTTTACCCTCGGAGTTAGCTATGGAGTGTTTGGTCAGAGTTCCGTACCAATTTCAATCCGCCATGAGATCCGTTTGCCGTTCTTGGCGAAGCTTACTCTCCGACTCTTCATTCATCAAAGAGCGGCGGAGATGCGGCAAAGCAGAGCTTCTCCTCTGCCTCGTTCAACCGCTTTCACCGCCAACACTGCCGGTGGTGGAGGAGGAGAAGAGTGAGAAACGCGTTTCCGGCACGCCCCGGTTTGGTTTGAGCGTTTACAACGCTACGATGGCCACGTGGAACCGCGTCGCGCTTCCCCAGCAGCAGATCCCGCTTTTCTGCGAGTGCGTCGCGGTTCAAGACGCAGGGAAGATTCTGCTCATCGGCGGGTGGGATCCGGAGACGCTACAGCCGGTGAAAGACGTTTACGTTCTCGAAGGAAGCGGGAGGAGGTGGAGACGAGGAGCGCCGATGAAGGAATCACGTTCCTTCTTCGCCTGCGCTTCCGTGGGTTCTACAAAAGTGTACGTCGCCGGAGGACACGACGAGCAAAAGAACGCCTTAAGATCAGCTGAGGTGTACGACGTGGAGAAAGACCAGTGGTCAACGATCGCATGGATGGCTGAAGGAAGAGACGAATGTCAAGGTTTAGCCATGGGGACGGGGGTAGGATTCTGCGTTTTAAGCGGTTACGCAACGGAGTCTCAAGGGAGGTTCCGACAGGACGGAGAAGTTTATGATCCGATGACAAAGTCATGGTCAAGAATCGAAAACGCATGGCCGTTTCCGGATACAAGCCCTAGAGGCCGCACCGTTGTAGACACTAGAGGCTCCTCTAGGTTATGTCGTTTCAGTACAGACCGTGAGTTACAGAGCCAGCGTCAATGGGAAAGTAGAGACGGTTCGAGAAAATGGAATCTGGATGTTGAAGTTACACAGCTTCCGACGAGTGGAAGTTCGGTTTACGTCGGAAGCTCTGGAGGTGAGTCGGTGGTAATGATCGGCGGAAGAAGAGAGACTAAAGGATTGTTGATGAAGACGACAACGGAGAAGAATGCCGGAAAGTGGAGTCATGTCAATGACATACCTTTTGGTTTCTCCACACTTCCATTCTCACATGCTTCAATCTATGTCTGA
- the LOC106334050 gene encoding histone-lysine N-methyltransferase ASHH3-like, with protein sequence MPASKKVSDRNPIGQVFNKLLENIGESEEFSLPDWLNEGKPTPYTYIKRNIYVSEKTKKKAEDDGIFCSCALSHGSSSVVCGSDCDCGLLNASCSSDCYCGNECNNKPFQQRRVKKLKIIQTKKCGSGIVADEYIQEGEFITEYVGEVIDDATCAQRLWEMKGRGETNFYLCEINRNMVIDATKKGNKSRYINHSCNPNTQMQTWIIEGETRIGIFAISDINKGEHITYDYQFVPFGEDQDCHCGAIGCRKKLGVKPNKPKLVPDEETRNIVVSELAQQTLPPVHHNGDIHEGTLINNLSEEQSCPRTCIGVVIRLSRPTSDRCFGIIRRFHEVTRKHSVMFEDGVTEFIDLSKEDWEILSD encoded by the exons ATGCCTGCCTCGAAGAAG GTTTCCGACAGGAACCCCATAGGACAAGTGTTCAACAAGTTGTTGGAGAATATTGGAGAATCAGAGGAGTTTTCCTTGCCGGATTGGTTGAACGAAGGGAAACCAACTCCTTACACCTACATCAAGCGCA ATATATACGTGTCGGAGAAAACAAAAAAAAAGGCTGAGGACGATGGAATATTCTGTTCTTGTGCCTTGTCCCATGGCTCTTCTTCAGTTGTGTGTGGGAGTGATTGTGATTGTGG GTTGTTAAACGCAAGCTGTTCATCCGATTGCTATTGTGGGAATGAGTGTAACAATAAGCCTTTCCAACAACGGCGTGTGAAGAAGTTAAAGATAATTCAA ACAAAAAAATGTGGATCAGGGATTGTAGCAGATGAATACATCCAAGAAGGAGAGTTTATCACTGAATATGTAGGAGAAG TCATAGATGATGCGACTTGTGCACAAAGGCTATGGGAGATGAAAGGCCGTGGAGAAACAAATTTCTATCTGTGTGAGATAAACAGAAATATGGTGATTGATGCCACTAAAAAGGGAAATAAATCGAGATATATCAATCATAGTTGCAACCCTAATACGCAGATGCAGACATG GATAATTGAGGGTGAGACAAGAATCGGCATTTTTGCCATCTCTGACATAAATAAGGGAGAGCATATCACTTATGACTATCA GTTTGTTCCGTTTGGTGAAGATCAAGACTGCCATTGTGGAGCAATAGGTTGCAGAAAGAAGCTTGGGGTGAAACCAAACAAACCTAAATTAGTCCCGGATGAAGAAACTCGTAACATCGTGGTATCTGAATTGGCTCAGCAGACACTGCCCCCG GTTCATCATAATGGAGATATACATGAAG GAACATTAATTAACAATCTTAGTGAAGAGCAATCATGTCCTCGTACTTGTATTGGTGTAGTGATCAGGTTATCTCGCCCCACGAGCGATAG GTGTTTTGGCATCATTAGACGTTTTCATGAGGTTACAAGAAAGCACTCG GTGATGTTTGAGGATGGTGTTACTGAGTTTATCGACCTGTCGAAAGAAGACTGGGAGATTTTATCTGACTGA
- the LOC106332409 gene encoding methionine aminopeptidase 2A, producing the protein MEIEKLDVEASMEESGGVESSNGKEALLASDLSENLDLDEDEKENNQEEEGSKAESSTKKKKKKSKNKKKKKKSSLQQTDPPSIPVIDLFPSGEFPEGEIQEYKDDNLWRTTSEEKREMERLQKPIYNSLRQAAEVHRQVRKYMRSIMKPGMLMIDICETLENTVRKLISENGLQAGIAFPTGCSLNNVAAHWTPNSGDKTVLQYDDVMKLDFGTHIDGYIVDSAFTVAFNPMYDPLLAASREATYTGIKEAGVDVRLCDVGAAIQEVMESYEVEINGKVYQVKSLRNLNGHSIGRYQIHADKYVPNVKGGEQTKMEEGELYAIETFGSTGKGYVRDDLECSHYMKNFDVGHVPLRLPRAKQLLATINKNFSTLAFCRRYLDRLGETKYLMALKNLCDSGIIEPCPPLCDVKGSYISQFEHTILLRPTCKEVISKGDDY; encoded by the exons ATGGAGATTGAAAAGCTTGATGTGGAAGCTTCTATGGAGGAGAGTGGTGGAGTAGAGTCCTCTAATGGAAAAGAGGCTCTATTAGCTTCAGACCTTTCTGAGAATCTTGATCTTGATGAAGATGAAAAGGAGAATAACCAAGAAGAAGAGGGAAGCAAAG CTGAGTCTTCAACGAAGAAAAAGAAGAAGAAAAGTAAAAACAA GAAGAAGAAGAAGAAGAGTTCTCTTCAACAGACTGATCCACCTTCAATTCCTGTTATTGATCTCTTCCCTTCTGGAGAATTCCCTGAAGGTGAAATCCAAGAGTACAAGGACGA TAATCTGTGGAGAACAACATCTGAAGAGAAGAGAGAGATGGAGCGGCTACAAAAGCCTATATACAACTCTCTGCGCCAAGCAGCAGAGGTTCATCGTCAAGTTAGGAAGTATATGAGAAGCATAATGAAGCCTGGAATGTTGATGATTGATATCTGTGAGACCTTAGAGAACACTGTTCGTAAGTTGATATCAGAGAATGGTCTTCAAGCTGGTATCGCCTTCCCTACAGGATGTTCTCTTAATAA CGTTGCTGCTCATTGGACACCAAACTCTGGAGACAAGACTGTTCTTCAGTATGATGATGTGATGAAGCTAGATTTTGGAACACATATTGATG GGTACATTGTTGATTCTGCTTTTACAGTTGCATTCAATCCTATGTATGATCCTCTTTTAGCAGCCTCCCGTGAAGCAACATACACCGGTATCAAG GAAGCTGGAGTTGATGTCCGTCTTTGTGATGTTGGTGCTGCAATTCAGGAGGTCATGGAGTCTTATGAGGTAGAGATCAATGGAAAAGTCTACCAAG TGAAAAGTCTCAGAAACCTGAATGGGCACAGCATTGGGCGCTATCAGATACATGCTGACAAATATGTTCCTAATGTCAAAGGAGGTGAGCAGACAAAGATGGAAGAGGGTGAACTATATGCCATTGAAACTTTTGGATCAACCG GGAAAGGATATGTGAGAGATGACTTAGAATGTAGCCATTACATGAAAAACTTCGATGTGGGTCATGTCCCTCTGAGGTTACCAAGAGCTAAACAACTCCTTGCAACCATTAACAAGAACTTCTCCACTCTAGCCTTCTGCAGACGCTATTTGGACCGTCTTGGTGAAACTAAATACTTAATGGCTTTAAAGAATCTGTGTGATTCTGGCATCATTGAG CCATGCCCTCCATTGTGCGATGTGAAAGGAAGCTATATTTCTCAGTTTGAGCATACTATCTTGCTGCGGCCAACTTGCAAAGAGGTTATTTCCAAAGGAGACGATTACTGA
- the LOC106333246 gene encoding protein ENDOSPERM DEFECTIVE 1-like has translation MEARTGRYVQEHPSTPAPVPPPSTRRPRVREVSSRFMSPVSSSSSSGGDLHSNSPRHLNHNHQQHQKSRRQLKLSDGGENRSSETARSLHSPFPLQQKRSKPLKENRLDTPTTVLPPPSRSRLNQQRLLTSSAAARLLRLSVSTDGEEDYDREKSNGSDHAKLFNTPASSPLRRSLSSSCHDVRASLLIKGSSLPPVAPNSKSQADTKRQKKALGQQVDTHCLKLLQNRYLQWRFANASARVKTQAQKAQAERMFYSLGLKMSELSDSVQKKRLELQRLLRAKVVKEIVESQIPYLEQWETLLEEEYLTSVSETSEALLNASLRLPLDADIKVETKELAETLDVASKSMEGIVQNIRNFLPKTQEMEPLMSELARVSSNAKASAEDCGVGLLKTHSSHIEECYLRSQLIQQKCELQGSKYFV, from the exons ATGGAAGCGAGAACCGGCCGGTATGTTCAAGAGCATCCATCGACGCCGGCGCCGGTTCCTCCGCCTTCAACGCGGCGGCCAAGGGTGAGAGAAGTCAGCTCGAGATTCATGTCTCCGGTTTCTTCTTCTTCCTCCTCCGGCGGAGATCTCCATTCGAATTCTCCGAGGCATCTTAACCACAATCACCAACAGCACCAGAAGTCTAGACGGCAGTTGAAATTATCAGACGGAGGTGAGAACCGATCTTCCGAGACTGCGCGTAGCCTACACTCGCCTTTTCCTCTTCAACAAAAACGATCAAAGCCGTTGAAAGAGAACCGTCTCGACACTCCGACGACGGTGCTACCTCCTCCGTCCAGATCTCGATTGAACCAACAGCGTTTGCTTACCTCCTCAGCGGCGGCTAGGCTTCTCCGGTTATCTGTCTCCACGGACGGTGAAGAAGACTACGACAGAGAGAAATCCAACGGCTCAGATCACGCAAAGCTCTTCAACACTCCCGCCTCCTCACCTCTTCGCCGATCCCTGAGTTCATCTTGCCACGACGTTAGAGCTTCACTGTTGATTAAAGGTTCGTCATTGCCTCCCGTGGCACCTAACTCGAAGAGTCAAGCCGATACGAAGAGACAGAAGAAAGCTTTAGGACAACAAGTGGATACACACTGTCTGAAACTGCTTCAGAACCGCTACTTGCAATGGAGATTCGCAAATGCAAGTGCTCGGGTCAAAACACAAGCTCAGAAAGCTCAAGCCGAG AGGATGTTTTACTCGCTCGGTTTGAAAATGTCAGAGCTCTCCGACTCTGTGCAGAAGAAACGCTTAGAATTGCAAAGACTATTAAGAGCAAAAGTTGTGAAGGAGATTGTGGAGTCTCAA ATTCCTTATTTAGAACAATGGGAAACTCTTCTTGAAGAAGAATACTTAACTTCAGTATCAGAAACATCCGAAGCTTTATTGAATGCTTCGTTGAGGCTCCCTCTTGATGCTGATATCAAA GTTGAGACTAAAGAGTTAGCTGAAACACTTGATGTTGCCTCAAAGTCAATGGAAGGCATTGTGCAAAACATTAGAAACTTTCTGCCTAAG ACACAAGAGATGGAGCCGTTGATGTCCGAACTAGCTAGAGTAAGCAGCAATGCAAAAGCATCAGCAGAAGACTGTGGAGTTGGATTGCTTAAGACACATTCATCACAT ATTGAAGAATGCTATCTTAGAAGTCAGCTTATTCAGCAGAAGTGTGAACTCCAAGGGAGCAAATATTTTGTTTGA